One segment of Niveibacterium microcysteis DNA contains the following:
- the hypD gene encoding hydrogenase formation protein HypD translates to MKYIDEFRDGDIARKLAATLATEVQPGRSYRLMEFCGGHTHAISRYGLLDLLPPGVQMIHGPGCPVCVLPIGRIDSAIELARDKGVILCTYADTLRVPASGGLSLMRAKAQGADVRMVYSCDDALRIAREHPDREVVFFGIGFETTTPMTAVVIQQAAALGLTNFSVFCNHVLTPAAMVHIMESEGDPSRVALDGFVGPAHVSTVIGYGPYEGFAQHYRKPVVIAGFEPLDVLQSILMLVRQINEGRAIVENEFTRAVTREGNRKAQARVAEVFELRECFDWRGLGEVPDSALRIRAEYATYDAERRYGMAYRQVPDPKACECAAILRGHKHPRDCKVFGTVCTPDHPIGACMVSSEGACAAHYTYGRFKEIPLRAEVSA, encoded by the coding sequence ATGAAGTACATCGACGAATTCCGCGACGGCGACATCGCCCGCAAGCTCGCCGCAACGCTCGCAACCGAAGTGCAGCCCGGTCGCAGCTACCGGCTGATGGAGTTCTGCGGCGGCCACACCCATGCGATCTCACGCTACGGCCTGCTCGACCTTCTGCCGCCCGGTGTGCAGATGATCCACGGCCCCGGCTGCCCGGTCTGCGTGCTGCCGATCGGGCGCATCGACAGCGCAATCGAACTGGCGCGCGACAAGGGCGTGATCCTCTGCACCTATGCCGACACGCTGCGCGTGCCGGCGTCCGGCGGGCTCTCTCTGATGCGGGCGAAGGCGCAGGGGGCGGACGTGCGCATGGTGTATTCCTGCGACGACGCGCTGCGCATCGCGCGTGAGCACCCGGATCGCGAGGTGGTGTTCTTCGGCATCGGCTTCGAGACGACCACGCCGATGACGGCGGTGGTAATCCAGCAGGCGGCCGCGCTCGGCCTCACCAATTTCAGCGTGTTCTGCAACCATGTGCTGACGCCGGCCGCGATGGTGCACATCATGGAATCCGAAGGCGATCCATCGCGCGTCGCGCTCGACGGCTTCGTCGGCCCGGCCCATGTCAGCACCGTGATCGGCTACGGCCCCTACGAGGGCTTCGCGCAGCACTACCGCAAGCCGGTCGTGATCGCGGGCTTCGAGCCGCTCGATGTGCTGCAGTCGATCCTGATGCTGGTGCGCCAGATCAACGAAGGGCGCGCCATCGTGGAAAACGAGTTCACCCGCGCCGTGACGCGTGAAGGCAACCGCAAAGCGCAGGCGCGCGTCGCGGAAGTCTTCGAGCTGCGCGAGTGCTTCGACTGGCGAGGCCTGGGCGAAGTGCCGGACAGCGCGCTGCGCATCCGCGCCGAGTACGCCACCTACGATGCCGAGCGCCGCTACGGCATGGCCTACCGCCAGGTGCCGGACCCGAAGGCCTGCGAATGCGCGGCGATCCTGCGCGGGCACAAGCATCCGCGCGACTGCAAGGTGTTCGGCACGGTGTGCACGCCGGATCACCCGATCGGGGCCTGCATGGTCTCGTCCGAGGGCGCCTGCGCGGCGCATTACACCTACGGCCGCTTCAAGGAAATCCCGTTGCGCGCGGAGGTGAGCGCATGA
- a CDS encoding HypC/HybG/HupF family hydrogenase formation chaperone — protein MCLAIPARVVELLADDRARIELSGVQKEVSLALVEDVAVGDYVIVHVGFAIGRLDPEEAALTLATFAELDAAMAGERLLTPPLA, from the coding sequence ATGTGTCTTGCGATACCTGCCCGCGTCGTCGAACTGCTCGCTGACGACCGCGCGCGCATTGAACTCTCCGGCGTCCAAAAAGAGGTGTCGCTGGCGTTGGTGGAAGACGTGGCGGTCGGCGACTATGTGATCGTGCACGTCGGCTTTGCAATCGGGCGGCTCGACCCGGAGGAAGCCGCGCTGACGCTGGCCACCTTCGCCGAACTGGATGCCGCCATGGCGGGCGAACGCCTGCTGACGCCGCCGCTGGCCTGA
- the hypF gene encoding carbamoyltransferase HypF → MIRRRLRVTGIVQGVGFRPFTHRLAHALQLSGWVRNDASGVTIEVQGDAPALDAFAARLRTDAPSSAQIDTLEVEPCERLGDGAGFQILDSEAGGTQRATIGPDLCICPACLAELFDPANRRYRYAFINCTDCGPRYTIAARLPYDRANTSMARFAQCPACLAEYRAPGDRRFHAEPNACPSCGPRLGFFRAADDGKALPVSPTVDPVAEALAHLRRGDVVAIKGLGGFHLACDARNASAVEKLRTRKNREEKPLAVMVANLASLSEFAAFGATEAAALNDVARPIVLLPKRGDTDARLPGVAPGLGWLGAMLPYTPLQYLLFHEAAGRPSGTDWLAEPQPLTLVMTSANPHGEPLITDDDEALERLRGIADAWLLHDREILIRCDDSVVRPLAGQATPQFLRRARGYTPRAIPLAAAASRHDVLALGGFFKNTLCLTRGDQAFLSQHIGDLDRVANCRALEAAVDHLTGLLQVKPEALAHDLHPDFFSTRLALQLAERWQVPALGVQHHHAHIAAVLAEHKRDAPVLGLALDGVGFGTDGQPWGGELLRVDGAQFERLGHLRPLPMLGGDRAAREPWRMGAAALALLGRQDEITTRFAKEPGAAAVAQMLRGHAPTTTSMGRWFDAAAGLLGIQPRMSFEGQAAMRLEGLAQAVGPLRLAAPLHRIDTVAGRMQLDLSPALAELSEMADVKQAAALFHAALIYALADWVGAAAESQGIRTVVCAGGCFLNAILALGLRSALQHRGLTMLEAQAAPPGDGGLALGQAWVARRMIEQPGAWKNPGF, encoded by the coding sequence ATGATCCGCCGGCGGCTGCGCGTCACCGGCATTGTTCAGGGCGTCGGCTTCCGGCCCTTCACTCATCGCCTCGCGCACGCGCTGCAGCTCAGCGGCTGGGTCCGCAACGACGCAAGCGGCGTCACGATCGAAGTACAGGGCGATGCGCCCGCGCTGGACGCCTTCGCAGCGCGCCTGCGTACCGATGCGCCGTCTTCCGCACAGATCGACACGCTGGAGGTCGAACCCTGCGAACGCCTTGGCGACGGGGCGGGCTTCCAGATTCTCGACAGCGAAGCCGGCGGCACGCAGCGCGCGACAATCGGGCCGGACCTCTGCATCTGCCCCGCCTGCCTCGCCGAACTCTTCGACCCAGCCAATCGCCGCTACCGCTACGCCTTCATCAACTGCACCGATTGCGGCCCGCGCTACACCATTGCCGCACGCCTGCCATACGACCGCGCCAACACCAGCATGGCGCGCTTCGCGCAATGCCCGGCGTGCCTGGCGGAGTACCGCGCGCCGGGTGACCGGCGCTTCCATGCCGAGCCGAACGCCTGCCCCAGCTGCGGCCCGCGGCTGGGCTTCTTCCGCGCAGCGGACGACGGCAAGGCCCTGCCCGTGAGCCCGACCGTCGATCCGGTGGCGGAAGCGCTCGCGCACCTGCGCCGCGGTGACGTGGTGGCAATCAAGGGTCTGGGCGGCTTCCACCTTGCCTGCGATGCGCGCAACGCCAGTGCGGTGGAGAAGCTTCGCACGCGCAAGAACCGCGAAGAGAAGCCGCTCGCCGTGATGGTCGCCAACCTCGCCTCGCTCTCCGAGTTCGCGGCGTTCGGCGCCACGGAAGCTGCCGCGCTGAATGATGTCGCCCGCCCGATCGTGCTGCTGCCTAAGCGCGGGGACACCGATGCACGCCTGCCCGGCGTCGCGCCCGGCCTCGGCTGGCTGGGCGCGATGCTGCCCTACACACCGCTGCAGTACCTGCTGTTCCACGAAGCCGCGGGTCGGCCTTCCGGCACCGACTGGCTCGCAGAACCGCAGCCGCTGACGCTGGTGATGACGAGCGCCAACCCGCACGGTGAGCCGTTGATCACCGACGACGACGAAGCGCTAGAACGCCTGCGCGGCATTGCCGACGCCTGGCTGTTACATGACCGGGAGATCCTGATCCGCTGCGACGACAGCGTAGTGCGGCCGCTTGCGGGTCAGGCAACACCACAGTTCCTCCGCCGCGCCCGCGGCTACACGCCTCGCGCGATCCCGCTCGCCGCAGCGGCCTCACGCCACGACGTGCTCGCACTGGGCGGATTCTTCAAGAACACGTTGTGCCTCACCCGCGGCGATCAGGCCTTCCTGTCCCAGCACATCGGTGACCTCGACCGCGTCGCAAACTGCCGCGCGCTGGAAGCTGCGGTCGATCACCTGACCGGGCTGCTGCAGGTGAAGCCCGAGGCGCTCGCGCACGATCTGCATCCGGACTTCTTCAGCACCCGGCTCGCGCTGCAACTGGCCGAGCGCTGGCAGGTGCCGGCGCTGGGCGTGCAGCACCACCATGCCCACATCGCCGCGGTGCTGGCGGAACACAAACGTGACGCGCCGGTGCTCGGCCTGGCGCTGGACGGCGTCGGCTTCGGCACCGACGGCCAGCCCTGGGGTGGCGAACTGCTGCGGGTCGACGGCGCGCAGTTCGAACGGCTCGGCCACCTGCGTCCGCTGCCCATGCTGGGCGGCGACCGCGCCGCACGCGAACCCTGGCGCATGGGGGCCGCGGCGCTGGCGCTACTTGGCCGCCAAGACGAGATCACAACCCGCTTCGCCAAGGAACCCGGTGCCGCAGCGGTCGCACAGATGCTGCGCGGCCACGCACCGACAACCACCAGCATGGGGCGTTGGTTCGATGCCGCCGCCGGCCTGCTGGGCATCCAGCCCCGCATGAGCTTCGAGGGGCAGGCTGCGATGCGACTGGAAGGCTTGGCTCAGGCCGTCGGCCCGCTGCGCCTCGCGGCGCCGCTACATCGGATCGACACCGTCGCGGGCCGTATGCAGCTGGATCTTTCCCCCGCGCTGGCCGAACTCAGCGAGATGGCGGACGTCAAGCAGGCCGCCGCGCTATTCCACGCAGCCTTGATCTATGCACTGGCGGACTGGGTCGGCGCTGCGGCAGAGTCGCAGGGAATCCGCACCGTGGTGTGTGCCGGCGGCTGCTTCCTCAACGCGATCCTCGCGCTGGGGCTGCGCAGCGCGCTGCAACACCGCGGGCTGACGATGCTTGAAGCACAGGCCGCACCGCCCGGCGATGGCGGCCTCGCGCTGGGTCAGGCCTGGGTTGCCCGACGCATGATTGAACAACCGGGCGCCTGGAAAAACCCTGGTTTCTAA
- the hypB gene encoding hydrogenase nickel incorporation protein HypB → MRYARPRRAAATPPAAASFRPAHGALDARHAPGTSEAQILRIEQDILSDNDTQANANRSRFLARGLFVLNFVSSPGSGKTTLLVDTIRRWGTRSPVAVVEGDQQTAFDAERIRATGAAAVQINTGKGCHLDAHMVAQAADQLAEQAQLPSDGLLLIENVGNLVCPAAFDLGEAHKVVILSVTEGEDKPLKYPDMFRAADLLLISKIDLLPHLDFDVDLAVRYARQVRPDLPVIQLSTRSGEGCEAWLDWLAAGVAAVTKAPAA, encoded by the coding sequence ATGCGTTACGCTCGCCCGCGGCGCGCTGCCGCCACGCCCCCAGCGGCCGCATCGTTCAGGCCCGCCCACGGCGCGCTCGACGCGCGGCATGCGCCGGGCACCAGCGAGGCGCAGATCCTGCGCATCGAGCAGGACATCCTCTCTGACAACGACACGCAGGCCAACGCCAACCGCAGCCGCTTTCTTGCGCGCGGGCTGTTCGTGCTGAACTTCGTGTCCAGCCCGGGCTCCGGCAAGACCACGCTGCTGGTCGATACGATCCGGCGTTGGGGCACGCGCTCACCGGTGGCCGTGGTCGAAGGTGATCAGCAGACCGCCTTCGATGCCGAGCGCATCCGCGCGACCGGCGCGGCGGCGGTACAGATCAACACTGGCAAGGGCTGCCATCTCGACGCCCACATGGTCGCCCAAGCGGCGGATCAGCTCGCCGAGCAGGCGCAGCTGCCCTCCGACGGGCTATTGCTGATCGAGAACGTCGGCAATCTGGTCTGCCCGGCCGCCTTCGATCTGGGCGAAGCGCACAAGGTCGTGATCCTCTCGGTCACCGAGGGTGAGGACAAACCGCTGAAGTACCCGGACATGTTCCGCGCCGCCGATCTGCTGCTGATCAGCAAGATCGACCTGCTGCCGCATCTGGACTTCGATGTCGATCTCGCCGTGCGCTACGCACGGCAGGTACGCCCGGATCTACCTGTGATCCAGCTCTCGACACGCAGCGGTGAGGGCTGCGAGGCCTGGCTGGACTGGCTCGCGGCCGGCGTGGCCGCCGTTACGAAGGCCCCGGCCGCTTGA
- the hypA gene encoding hydrogenase maturation nickel metallochaperone HypA, whose product MHELSLAERVIGIVEGAARKAGARRVTRIALAIGALAHVEAETLQYCCEVVSRGTLAEGARIEVERTPGRAWCETCQAEVELEQVGMPCTTCGGFRLKVTDGDQMRVVDVVIEPGAPA is encoded by the coding sequence ATGCATGAACTGTCCCTGGCCGAACGCGTGATCGGCATCGTCGAAGGCGCAGCCCGCAAAGCAGGCGCGCGGCGCGTGACCCGCATCGCGCTGGCGATCGGCGCACTCGCGCATGTCGAGGCCGAGACCCTGCAATATTGTTGTGAGGTCGTCAGCCGTGGCACGCTGGCCGAGGGCGCCAGGATCGAGGTCGAGCGCACGCCGGGCCGGGCGTGGTGCGAAACCTGCCAGGCGGAAGTCGAACTGGAACAGGTCGGCATGCCTTGCACGACATGCGGCGGCTTCCGACTGAAGGTGACGGACGGCGATCAGATGCGCGTGGTCGATGTCGTGATCGAGCCGGGTGCTCCGGCCTGA
- a CDS encoding 4Fe-4S dicluster domain-containing protein, with protein sequence MNRFVIAEASKCIGCRTCEIACAMAHPAGDAADGLTPRSFAPRLTVVRSGTITTPILCRQCDDAPCVRACPSGAIVYEQDSVQVLQERCVGCKTCVVACPYGAMTVVTVPAAAGSDTVLASRKTKSEAQKCDLCIDRAEGPACIPSCPTKALHLIDKDRMAATLRKRQAQAALDLAAGVQF encoded by the coding sequence ATGAACCGGTTTGTCATCGCCGAGGCGAGCAAGTGCATCGGCTGTCGTACCTGTGAGATTGCCTGTGCGATGGCGCACCCGGCCGGCGATGCTGCCGACGGGCTGACGCCACGGAGCTTCGCGCCACGTCTGACGGTGGTGCGTAGTGGCACGATCACGACGCCGATCCTGTGTCGCCAATGCGATGACGCACCCTGCGTGCGCGCCTGCCCGAGCGGCGCAATTGTTTACGAGCAGGACAGCGTCCAGGTGTTGCAAGAGCGCTGTGTCGGCTGCAAGACCTGCGTGGTGGCCTGCCCCTACGGCGCGATGACGGTGGTGACGGTGCCTGCGGCGGCCGGTTCGGACACGGTGCTGGCCTCGCGCAAGACCAAATCCGAGGCGCAGAAATGCGACCTCTGCATCGATCGTGCCGAAGGCCCGGCGTGCATTCCCTCCTGCCCGACCAAGGCGCTGCACCTGATCGACAAGGACCGCATGGCCGCGACGCTGCGCAAGCGTCAGGCGCAGGCGGCGCTCGATCTGGCTGCCGGCGTGCAGTTCTGA
- the fdhF gene encoding formate dehydrogenase subunit alpha, with protein sequence MKKVITVCPYCGSGCKINLLVEGNKIVGAEGANGVTNEGELCLKGYYGWDFLNDTKLLTPRLTKPMIRRQRGADFEAVSWDEAIDFAATRLKAIKDKHGPDSIMVTGSSRGTGNESNYIAQKFARAVIGTNNIDCCARVCHGPSVAGLMVTLGNGAMSNSINEIEDTKCILVFGYNAADSHPIVARRIIKAKEKGAKIIVCDPRYIETARLADLYLPLKNGTNMALVNAFANVLINENLYKPDFVAQYAEGFEEYKAAVAKYTPEYTAEITGLDPQLVRDAMRMYAGAPSATILWGMGVTQWGQAVDVVKGLSSLATITGNLGRPNVGVGPVRGQNNVQGACDMGALPNTLPGYYPVTDAAAREKFAKAWGVPSIPAEKGFGITEVPHKIHEGKLKAYYIFGEDPLQTDPDLGMLREAFAKLELIIVQDIFMTKTAMMADVIFPATSWGEHENVFSSADRGFQRCYKAVDAKGDVKDDWEIHSLMATAMGYPMKYNNAQEIWDELRGLCHLYTGATYEKMADLGYVQWPCESEDHPGTPWLYKGNKFDTPSGKALLFGTEWRPPLEKVDADYPLGLCTVREVGHYSCRSMTGNCTALQTLADEPGYVQIHPDDAKTYGVKDQALVWVSSRRGKVITRANHNDRVNKGAVYMTYQWWIGACNELTVDHLDPISKTPEYKFSAVKVEAIADQAWAEKYVQTEYSKMKAGMRKAAMAD encoded by the coding sequence ATGAAGAAGGTCATTACGGTGTGTCCGTACTGCGGTTCGGGCTGCAAGATCAACCTGTTGGTCGAAGGCAACAAGATCGTCGGCGCCGAAGGCGCGAACGGTGTTACGAACGAGGGCGAGTTGTGCCTGAAGGGCTACTACGGCTGGGACTTCCTCAACGACACCAAGCTGCTGACGCCGCGCTTGACCAAGCCGATGATCCGCCGCCAGCGCGGTGCCGACTTCGAGGCGGTGTCCTGGGATGAGGCGATCGACTTCGCCGCGACGCGCCTGAAGGCGATCAAGGACAAGCACGGGCCGGATTCGATCATGGTCACCGGCTCGTCGCGCGGCACCGGCAACGAATCGAACTACATCGCGCAAAAGTTCGCCCGTGCGGTGATCGGTACCAACAACATCGACTGCTGTGCCCGCGTCTGCCACGGCCCCTCGGTGGCCGGCCTGATGGTCACGCTGGGCAACGGCGCGATGAGCAATTCGATCAACGAGATCGAAGACACCAAGTGCATCCTGGTGTTCGGCTACAACGCGGCGGATTCGCACCCCATCGTCGCGCGCCGCATCATCAAGGCCAAGGAGAAGGGCGCCAAGATCATCGTCTGCGACCCGCGCTACATCGAAACCGCGCGCCTCGCCGATCTGTACCTGCCGCTGAAGAACGGTACCAACATGGCGCTGGTGAACGCCTTCGCCAACGTCTTGATCAACGAGAACCTCTACAAGCCCGATTTCGTCGCGCAGTACGCCGAGGGCTTCGAGGAATACAAGGCGGCGGTCGCCAAATACACGCCGGAATACACCGCCGAGATCACCGGGCTCGATCCGCAACTGGTGCGTGATGCGATGCGCATGTACGCCGGTGCGCCGAGCGCGACGATCCTGTGGGGCATGGGTGTGACGCAGTGGGGGCAGGCGGTGGATGTGGTCAAGGGGCTCTCCAGCCTTGCCACAATCACCGGCAACCTCGGCCGGCCGAACGTCGGTGTCGGCCCGGTGCGCGGCCAGAACAACGTGCAGGGCGCCTGCGACATGGGCGCACTGCCCAACACGCTGCCGGGCTACTACCCGGTGACCGATGCAGCAGCGCGCGAGAAATTCGCGAAGGCCTGGGGCGTGCCGAGCATCCCCGCCGAGAAGGGCTTCGGCATCACCGAAGTGCCGCACAAGATCCACGAAGGCAAGCTCAAGGCCTACTACATCTTCGGCGAAGACCCGCTGCAGACCGACCCGGATCTGGGCATGCTGCGCGAGGCCTTCGCGAAGCTCGAGCTCATCATCGTGCAGGACATCTTCATGACGAAGACCGCGATGATGGCCGACGTGATCTTCCCGGCCACTTCGTGGGGTGAGCACGAGAACGTGTTCTCCAGCGCCGACCGGGGCTTCCAGCGTTGCTACAAGGCGGTGGACGCGAAGGGCGACGTCAAGGACGACTGGGAAATCCACAGCCTGATGGCGACGGCCATGGGCTACCCGATGAAGTACAACAACGCGCAAGAGATTTGGGACGAACTGCGCGGGCTGTGCCACCTGTACACCGGTGCGACCTACGAGAAGATGGCCGACCTCGGCTATGTGCAGTGGCCCTGCGAGAGCGAGGATCACCCTGGCACGCCCTGGCTCTACAAGGGCAACAAGTTCGACACTCCGAGCGGCAAGGCGCTGCTCTTTGGCACCGAATGGCGCCCGCCGCTGGAGAAGGTGGATGCCGACTACCCGCTCGGCCTCTGTACCGTTCGCGAGGTCGGCCACTACTCCTGCCGCTCGATGACCGGCAACTGCACCGCGCTGCAGACCCTGGCCGACGAGCCGGGCTATGTGCAGATCCATCCGGATGATGCGAAGACCTACGGCGTCAAGGATCAGGCCCTGGTCTGGGTGTCGTCGCGCCGCGGCAAGGTGATCACCCGCGCCAATCATAACGATCGGGTCAACAAGGGCGCGGTGTATATGACCTACCAGTGGTGGATCGGCGCCTGTAACGAGCTGACCGTCGACCATCTCGATCCGATCTCGAAAACGCCGGAGTACAAGTTCAGCGCGGTCAAGGTTGAAGCGATCGCGGATCAGGCCTGGGCTGAGAAGTATGTCCAGACTGAGTACAGCAAGATGAAGGCCGGCATGCGCAAAGCGGCCATGGCCGACTGA
- the fdhD gene encoding formate dehydrogenase accessory sulfurtransferase FdhD produces MSDDVLESLPDALQEVRILRHSQGGVEDCADEVAEEVPVALVFNGISHAVMMATPADLDCFALGFALSEGIVKDRREVFDIEVLPHADGVEVQLQIAQSAFACLKAHRRSLTGRTGCGVCGTESLGLLDLTPERVSAAPTFELDHPRLQRILEGLPAQQALTRATGCAHAAAWCDAQGEIVRVFEDVGRHNALDKLFGWMAKSGVTPSSGLVFLTSRASYELVRKCARMNVPVLATISAPTTLAIRIAHAAGIRLLSFCRQNGFVEYPATHVTPSP; encoded by the coding sequence ATGTCCGACGATGTGTTAGAGAGCCTTCCGGACGCCTTGCAGGAGGTCCGCATCCTGCGGCACTCGCAAGGCGGCGTGGAGGACTGCGCCGACGAGGTTGCGGAAGAAGTTCCGGTCGCGCTGGTGTTCAACGGCATCTCGCATGCAGTGATGATGGCGACACCCGCCGATCTGGACTGTTTCGCACTGGGCTTTGCGCTGTCTGAAGGCATCGTCAAGGACAGGCGGGAGGTCTTCGACATCGAGGTGCTGCCACATGCAGACGGCGTCGAGGTGCAGCTCCAAATCGCGCAGTCCGCATTTGCCTGTTTGAAAGCGCATCGACGCAGCCTCACCGGGCGCACCGGCTGTGGCGTGTGTGGCACAGAGAGTCTGGGGCTGCTCGATCTGACGCCGGAGCGGGTGAGTGCGGCGCCGACGTTCGAGCTCGATCATCCGCGCCTGCAGCGCATCCTTGAAGGTTTGCCGGCGCAACAGGCGCTGACGCGCGCGACCGGATGCGCACACGCGGCCGCCTGGTGCGATGCGCAAGGCGAGATCGTGCGGGTGTTCGAAGACGTCGGGCGGCACAACGCGCTCGATAAGCTCTTCGGCTGGATGGCGAAGTCCGGCGTTACGCCGTCGAGCGGCCTCGTCTTCCTCACGAGCCGCGCGAGCTACGAGTTGGTGCGCAAGTGTGCGCGCATGAACGTGCCGGTGCTGGCAACTATATCGGCGCCCACGACGCTGGCAATTCGGATCGCGCACGCGGCCGGCATTCGCCTGCTGAGCTTCTGCCGCCAGAACGGCTTCGTCGAGTACCCGGCCACACATGTGACGCCAAGCCCCTGA